The nucleotide sequence GAAGACAAAGAAAGACAGATGGCGCACGATCTAAGGCAGCAGTGTTGGCGCCCTCCTGCCGGAAAAACTTGCACGTGGACATGGGGATTGATCTTTGTCTTCCATTGGTCAACGAGAAGGCGTGCCGATTTGGGTCTGCCAACCGCGCGTCCTGCTTCAGCTTCAGTCTTAGATCTGACACTCACGCATCCGGTACGAGCCGAGTTCGATTCGGGCACGCGCGGCGACAGACTCTCACGAAGCTTAAAACTCGGGACATCGAAAGCGTTTCTCAGGATCATGAACTGTCTGGGCCGATGGCTCATGTATGATTCAGGTTGTACAACCTGGCGCTACGGCTTCGAGCCCTTTCTGGCGGCCGTTGTGGCGAAGCTGGCGGGTGGCATGCACTGATTCACGATGCGAGAAACCGCTTTGCATCTTCGGGATCTCCTGCCGCCGCAAGCGCGCCACCGGTCGCCCGGTCGCGCACCAACAATATCTTTGGTAATCACAGCGCCCGCCGATTTCCCTTCTATCGCGATCGATCGGTGCGATCCGCGCATTGAGTTCGCAATGGTTCAAGAGCAATGCGTCGTAACGAAATAGCCGCTCACGAAGCGCTCGATGGAAGCGAGGATGTCATCGATTTGGTCCCCCGGAACGGTTTGGGATCGGCTTTTTGTCGCTCGATGAACGAGGCGATGTCGGCCCTGAGGGCAGCTACGCTGGGATAGACGCCGCGCCTGATCTTCTTATCGGTGAGGAGCGCAAAGAAGGGCTCGACTTGGTTGAGCCATGACGAAATGGCCGGGGTCAAGTGCGACCGCCAGTTGCAGGTGACAGGAGGGCCCGCACTTATCGTGCGGGTGTTTCTGCCTTTTGCTGTCGGCTATTACCTCTCCTATCTCTTCAGAACAATGTGATCGCCGCCCCCTTAACATTGGAGTTGGGGCTCGACGCTGGTGATCTCGGCTTGCTCACCTCAGTCGATTTCCTTACGTTCGCGGCTGCGCAAATAGCGATCGGCATCCTTTTGGACGGTTATGGTCCGTGGCAAATCCAGAGCATTCTGCTGGTTGTTGCTGCAGTGGATGCGGCATTCTTTGCGGCATCAGACAATTTGCTTGTGCTGTTTGTCGGTCGGGCATTGGTCGGTCTCGGCGTCGCTGCAAGTCTGACCGCTGGACTGAAAGCTCTCGCCGAGGCAGTTATTACTGACTTGCATCGGGCTGCCGCAATGGCGTCCGGTCTTCATCCAGGCGGGCGCTTCCGATCGCAGCCGCGATTTCGCGGCACGATCGGCCGCGATCATTTTCGTGACGTCGCGGTCGAATTCCGCAACGACCTTCGCGCCCGCGCGGTGCGGTTCGGCCGCGATCCGAATACGCTCAAGGTGCTGCCCGGCATCGTCCCGGTGATTGGCGATACGGAGAAGCAGGCCAAGGCGCTCCAACTACCGCGAGGTCTCCGAACTGCCGCGGCGCTCCGGCTTGAGCCAGGCAGAACTGGGACAGCGTTACGGCGCGGGAAGAACCACCAGCGGGTTTGCTGGCACGCCCGGGACCGAGTGGTTCCGGCCGGCGCCTGCGACGCTTTCATGTTGCAGGTCCCATATCTTCCAGGTGGTCTGGAGGGGCTCGTGCACGGCCAACATCGCGCCTGTTCCGGACCGAGTGCGACAGTTCGCCCATAGCCCACCGGACGCTCTACTCTTGCCCGAAAATCCCAGGGTTGCGACCAGCAAGTCATCCACGATCGCGCGAGTTCTCGCGACTGATGCGCTTGCCGATCTCGTGGGCCTTGACGAAGGTGGTCTGCCGGTTCCAGACGATGCGCATACAATTCATTGTGCTGGATGCCGTTCATCCGCTTGCGATTTCCCGCGATCGTCGAGGCGTTCCAGACCCCGCCGCGGGACCCTGGCACTGCCTTCCTGTTCAGGGCAGTGGCGATGTCCGAGGAGACCGGGCGTCGAGGTAGTCCGCGGAAATCTGCCGGACGATCGCAGCTTCCGCTTCGTCGATCTCAACCTCTCCGGCTTTGCGCGGGGCGGGTGGTGGTCGTAGCTCCGGCCGCCGTGGCGGCGCCCGTCGCGAATGACGCGGCCTGACCGCGCCGGGTTTTGTGGGCCAAATCCCTCAAGAACAGGCAAACAGACCTTTGACGCCGACCTGGAGATCGTCAGCGACGATGTTGTCCTGGACAGCGATCACCTGGACGCCGGCAGACCTGGTTCGTTGTGAAAGCCGCCCAGGCCTTCGAGGTCGCCTGAGATGGGGTCGAAAGACTTCGATCACATCGAACTTCCGGCTCCTGGCATTCGGCATCAGGCGCTGAAAGCCCGTGCGGTTGACGGTGGAGGGGCCGGAAATGCCGTGATCGGAGTAGACCTCAACGACGATGTGACCCTCACGCTTGCAGAATGCGCGGCACAGCGCGACCTGATCCTCAATCGACTTGCCGCTCTGCTTTTCATTCTCACTAAACATTGTGTAGATCGCCGCTCTCATCATCATCGCCTGCACTGGTTTGACGGTTCTGCTGATTCTGGCGGCTATCGCTGCGGCGCGGGCAAGGGCGCGCACGAGTTTGCGCATTGTCTCGCTGAGCGCGTTTGTCCCGCTTTGCCAACGGGCACTGAAATGTGGGCCGGCCATGAATCAGCATCCCCGCGCCCGCGGCCGCGAGGGCCGCGTGGCGAATCCTGAAACGGCCTCCAAAGACGGGGCCCAGCGCCGGAGTGCAGGACGATATGTTCCTGGGCCGGTCCAAAGCACTCTGGTGGAAACCGATGCTCAGTAAGCGTAGCCCGCGACAAGAGTAGCGCCCCGTGACAGGATTGAAGCAATTCAGCCAAGATTGCATCAAACACGTTCGATGTCCTTCGAACAATGTCCTCGAGACCGCAACGGACATCCGCGCCGGCTCGGAGGATCTGGCACCCTTACATGCCACTTGAAACCGCGTGCTGTTGGCGCAACTGTGCAAGGTCGCGTGTGCTTGTATGCCCTCGCACTCGCGTCCGAAGCAGGGTGATATTTCTCGAGAGTCACGGCTGCGGGAGATGACCGCTGCCTAACCTTGTTCGCTCGACCTGCCGATACTGCCGAACTCGATTCTGTGTTTGATTTTACACATTCGTGTTCGCGTTACTCTTGTGCTCTAACCGCCAAGGGGATCAGAAACAATGTAATAGCGCCTGCAGCTTCGATGGCATCATTTCTGCAGGGAGGACTTGGAACGGAGCTCAAGGGGGATTGAACCGAAAGCGCACTGGAGATCTTTCGGCCCACGACTTAGCCGCACCCTCAGCGAGCCTTATTGCTCCTTTCGTATACGGGGCACCTTAACGATCGCTCCGTTAGCTCAGAGGAGGAGGAAGCCGTGAACCGCCGGAAAGACACACTGGGACACGAGATCCTGCAGGTAGCGGATTACGAACGAGCCCTCTCGATTAACGGCTACTATGCTCAGCTCACGGTCAATGTCGCGGACGTGCCGTTCTGGATGTCAGATGGTGAGGCCTTTGCTTATTGCCGAAGCGTAAGGGGCCGGCGCCAATTCATCCTCGTGAACGCTGTCAAGGGCGCAAAACAGCTGGCCTTTGATCATGATAAGGTGGCTGCCGCCCTCACCCGAGCAACGCAGAGGCATTACGACGCTGACAATCTGCCATTCTGTCGCTTCGACCTGGCTAGCGATGGTCGCGAGATCAGCTTCGAGATCGATAGCACCAGGTGGAGCTGCGATCTTGTGAGCTACACTTGTCTAAGCCAGAGCGCTTCCTCCAAAGTCGATGAGGAGAACCCCTATGGCAGCCCTCCGGTAGAAAATGATCCGAAGGAAAAAAGCGCGTCTCCTGATGGTAAATGGCTGGCCTATATCAATAGGCACAATCTATTCCTGTGCAGCAAGGATGGCCCGCAGGACATGCCCTTGACCTGGGACGGATCCGAAAGCAACTACTATGGGTTGTCGACACTGAGTTGGTCTCCGAACTCGCGCTATCTTGCGGGATACCGGTTCCGCCCCGGATACGAGCGTAAGATTCATTTCGTCGAATCGTCGCCGACCGACCAGCTTCATCCGAGGCGCCGGACGATGACGTATCCTAAACCTGGCGACCTGTTGACAGTATCACATCCGGTGCTCTTTGAGATCGGCAGCCGACGCGAGATCCAACTCGACAACAATCTATTCCGAAATCCGTACGAACTTTCGCCGATCGAGTGGTGGGAGGACAGTCGAGGTTTCACTTTTAAGTATAATCAACGAGGTCATCAGCTCTATCGCCTTCTAGAAGTGGTAGCAGCCACCGGAGAAGTCCGCTCGCTGATCGATGAGTGGAGCAAGACCTTCATCGACTATCAGCCACTGAACATGGACCAGGAGTGCACTGGCAAAATCTTTCAGTATAACGTCGCAGACGGGAAGGAGATCATCTGGGCGTCCGAGCGCGACGGACACGAGCATCTCTACCTTTTCGATGGCCGAACCGGCGAGCTTAAAAATCAGATCACCAGAGGCAATTGGGTGGTCCGCACGGTCTATTTTGTTGATCCGGTTAGGCGCCAGATCTGGTTTGGCGCGAGCGGAATGAACGCAAGCGAAGATCCTTACTTCATCCATGGGTACCGAATCGACTTTGACGGGACGGGCCTGAGTGCGCTCACGCCTGGAGCGGCAAATCATCACATCGAGTTCTCGCCAGATGGCCGCTACTATGTAGACCTGTGTTCACGAATCGACCTTCCGCCGAGCTTGGTCTTATACCGAACCAGTGACAATTCGAAGCTCATGCAGGTCGAAAGCGCCGACATTTCGGAGCTCGTGGCTGCTGGCTGGACGCCGCCGCTCAGCTTTCATGCGAAGGGGAGAGATGGCGAGACTGATATTTGGGGTGTCATTCACCTTCCCACTAATTTCGATCAAACCAAGCGATATCCGGTCGTAGAGAGAATATATGCTGGCCCTCACGGTTCTTTCGTTCCGAAGTCATTCTCAGCCTCGGCCGAGCCGCTCGCGCAACTTGGATTCGTCGTTGTACAGATCGATGGGATGGGGACGAACAACCGCTCGCGAGCGTTCCACGACGTCGCCTGGAAAAATCTGAAGGACGGTGGCCTTCCCGATCGAATCCTGTGGCACAAGGCGGCAAGCGCAAACTATCCGTGGTACGATATTTCAAACCTTGGCATTTTTGGTGCGTCCGCCGGTGGTCAGAATGCGGTGAGCGCACTCCTCTTCCATTCTGAGTTCTACAAGGTAGGTGTCGCTAATTGTGGTTGCTATGACAACCGAATGGACAAGATCTGGTGGAATGAGCAGTGGATGGGCTGGCCGGTTGGCATCGAATATTCACAATCCTCCTCCGTCGACAACGCGCACCGATTACAAGGTAAGCTGTTGCTGATTGTCGGCGAACTGGATGAAAACGTCGATCCGTCGTCCACCTTCCAACTTGCCGATCGTCTTATCGACGCAGGAAAATTCTTCGACATGCTTGTGGTGCCGAACGGAAACCACGGAGTGCCAGGCAATTACTGCAAACTAAAGCTCGTGGATTTCTTCGTTCGCAACATTCTTTGGCAGATACCACCTAACTGGAACGCGGCTTCGATCGAGCCGCTGAGCCGGTGCTGGATGCGAGGACGCGATCGCCAACAACTAATTAGCTCGATCGAATCTCACAAGTGATGTCCGCGTTCTACGGCGGGACGATTTTGGCCCGGTCAGCGTTCGTGTGAAGCGCGGATGACGGTAGGTCATGGGCACCTTCAGTTCGCGGGCAGATCGGAAGACGCCGCGTAGAAGCTCAACAGCAGAGAGCGGAATGGTTTACCTCTTGGATGTAACGGATCATGAGTGGGGGATGTACCAAGTCCTTCGCACCAACTCATAGATAAGCATATTGAGGGCGTTGCACTTCAACAGGATCCCATGGCTGGGTACCTAACAGTTGATGACGCCTTCGCGTTTCCCGACATTTGCAGGCCATCCACCACATCAGCAGTGATGAGGCGCAGCCCAAGTCAGCGGACATCGTGGTGATCGGTGGTGCGATTGTTAGCGCCAGTGCGGCCGTATCCTGGCGCGGCGGGGCCTATAGCTAGCGCTTGTCCAAAAGGGGGGATGTCGGTTGCGAAAAGTCCGGCCAGAGTGTGGTTAGTGCCGTCGGCAGAACCGCGATGCGCGTGAATTTCCGCTCGCCAATCTTGCAACTCGCGAGCTTCAAGAAGCGAAGCTCATGCTCCTGGGCAGGTACCGATTCTCCTGCAAAGAACAGTTTGAGAGTCGTTTTCGCGACCGGCATGCAATTTGCTGAAAGATCCGGAAACGAGAGGGGCTTGATGACAAGCAGTGACATCATTCGCCAATTACACCAGCGCCGGCGCGTCTTTTCAAGGACTGTAGGAGAGAGCACAATTGTGAGGATACTGACAAAGCCCAAACATGCCGTCGACCGGGTCCACTACGCGATTGTGCGTGTGGTCCGGCGGGTCCTGCGCGTCCTTACTCGGCTATCGCAGTCGATTGCGCCATTCGGCCCAATCGACGCCGGCCTTGATGGGGCGCACCGTGAGCCGCCAATGAGTTCTCCGGCAGTCCATGCGGCTGAATGGCGCCTGGACGGCAAAGCGCAAGTTCCTCTAACAACCGCGCGTCGAATGGAGCGCATCAGGCGAAGTAAGGCCAACGACAAACCGTTTCACTCATACTAGGAGCTTCAAATGGGTCAT is from Bradyrhizobium sp. ISRA430 and encodes:
- a CDS encoding recombinase family protein, with amino-acid sequence MAGPHFSARWQSGTNALSETMRKLVRALARAAAIAARISRTVKPVQAMMMRAAIYTMFSENEKQSGKSIEDQVALCRAFCKREGHIVVEVYSDHGISGPSTVNRTGFQRLMPNARSRKFDVIEVFRPHLRRPRRPGRLSQRTRSAGVQVIAVQDNIVADDLQVGVKGLFACS
- a CDS encoding S9 family peptidase, whose amino-acid sequence is MNRRKDTLGHEILQVADYERALSINGYYAQLTVNVADVPFWMSDGEAFAYCRSVRGRRQFILVNAVKGAKQLAFDHDKVAAALTRATQRHYDADNLPFCRFDLASDGREISFEIDSTRWSCDLVSYTCLSQSASSKVDEENPYGSPPVENDPKEKSASPDGKWLAYINRHNLFLCSKDGPQDMPLTWDGSESNYYGLSTLSWSPNSRYLAGYRFRPGYERKIHFVESSPTDQLHPRRRTMTYPKPGDLLTVSHPVLFEIGSRREIQLDNNLFRNPYELSPIEWWEDSRGFTFKYNQRGHQLYRLLEVVAATGEVRSLIDEWSKTFIDYQPLNMDQECTGKIFQYNVADGKEIIWASERDGHEHLYLFDGRTGELKNQITRGNWVVRTVYFVDPVRRQIWFGASGMNASEDPYFIHGYRIDFDGTGLSALTPGAANHHIEFSPDGRYYVDLCSRIDLPPSLVLYRTSDNSKLMQVESADISELVAAGWTPPLSFHAKGRDGETDIWGVIHLPTNFDQTKRYPVVERIYAGPHGSFVPKSFSASAEPLAQLGFVVVQIDGMGTNNRSRAFHDVAWKNLKDGGLPDRILWHKAASANYPWYDISNLGIFGASAGGQNAVSALLFHSEFYKVGVANCGCYDNRMDKIWWNEQWMGWPVGIEYSQSSSVDNAHRLQGKLLLIVGELDENVDPSSTFQLADRLIDAGKFFDMLVVPNGNHGVPGNYCKLKLVDFFVRNILWQIPPNWNAASIEPLSRCWMRGRDRQQLISSIESHK